Proteins encoded in a region of the Vicia villosa cultivar HV-30 ecotype Madison, WI linkage group LG5, Vvil1.0, whole genome shotgun sequence genome:
- the LOC131603122 gene encoding uncharacterized protein LOC131603122, with amino-acid sequence MLAVNPLMSVKEAGRWDGLVWIWEPSDWIKDFSDGETYLLDLLQQQLFHHKPLLAGADSFIWEDGNEGVFSVYSCVEEIRRRGEEVMQPASVLRRLDFMWKLKVPSKVSIFAWRFILDRLPTRDILQRRGILSGNNDSGCALCFSFLESSAHLFDQCFYSTKVWEKVGNWLGVLDRLNIEELKYFGDNFDKIRTGEERLMVGIVWMAVIWTLWTTRNAILFNGQVFNFDECFTAIVLACWKWFRVLNGSSKDCNFHYWNTLPPSCIKR; translated from the coding sequence ATGCTAGCGGTTAACCCTTTAATGAGTGTGAAAGAAGCGGGAAGGTGGGACGGTCTCGTTTGGATTTGGGAGCCGTCGGATTGGATCAAAGATTTTAGTGACGGCGAGACGTATCTGCTGGATCTGCTTCAGCAGCAGCTTTTTCATCATAAACCTCTTCTTGCTGGAGCTGATTCTTTCATTTGGGAGGATGGTAATGAAGGGGTTTTCTCTGTCTATAGCTGTGTGGAGGAGATAAGGCGGAGAGGAGAGGAAGTGATGCAGCCGGCTAGTGTCCTCCGCAGACTCGACTTCATGTGGAAGCTGAAAGTTCCTTCTAAGGTCAGCATATTCGCGTGGAGGTTCATCTTGGACCGTCTCCCAACTAGAGATATCTTGCAACGTCGAGGCATTCTTTCAGGTAACAATGATAGTGGCTGTGCTTTATGTTTCAGTTTCTTGGAGTCCTCCGCTCATCTTTTCGATCAATGTTTCTACTCTACAAAAGTGTGGGAAAAGGTAGGTAATTGGTTGGGAGTTTTGGATAGATTAAATATTGAGGAGTTGAAATATTTTGGGGACAACTTCGACAAAATCAGAACCGGAGAAGAACGCTTAATGGTGGGAATCGTTTGGATGGCAGTCATTTGGACCCTTTGGACAACTAGAAATGCTATCTTATTTAATGGCCAAGTTTTCAATTTTGATGAGTGTTTTACTGCGATAGTTCTTGCGTGTTGGAAGTGGTTTAGAGTTCTCAATGGTTCTTCTAAGGATTGTAACTTCCATTATTGGAATACCTTACCTCCATCTTGTATAAAGAGGTAA
- the LOC131603120 gene encoding WAT1-related protein At1g68170-like produces MGTMWDMVKPALLMVSVQIVFSACNVFYKLAIFDGMSTIVITAYRLAFASITTIPFALIFERKRPKMTWRLFFLLLLSGLFNGLLYQNLFFGALVMASATLVSAIYNLIPSITFVLAVSFSLEKLNWRAPSGIAKVTGTILGLAGALLLTFYKGVEFEIWPFQINLLDPTNNELGPITEATSELLGVLCVVISCFCFSIWLIIQAKISEIYPCPQSSIALMSVIGTIQCFILGFIVERDLNQWKFGWDIRLLTVAFSGILGSGIMYLVMAWVIQAKGPLYTAAFNPLMLLFVTVVASMILDEKLNLGSILGGVLIVCGLYTVLWGKGKETQKKIIHETFETAGDTEATTPLLSP; encoded by the exons ATGGGAACCATGTGGGATATGGTGAAGCCAGCTTTGTTAATGGTTTCAGTGCAAATTGTGTTTTCAGCTTGCAATGTTTTTTACAAACTTGCCATTTTTGATGGTATGAGTACCATTGTCATTACAGCCTATCGTCTCGCCTTTGCTTCCATTACAACTATTCCTTTTGCTCTTATTTTTGAAAG GAAAAGGCCGAAGATGACATGGAGGCTGTTTTTCCTCTTACTTCTAAGTGGATTATTTAA TGGATTATTATATCAAAATTTGTTCTTTGGAGCTCTGGTTATGGCGTCAGCAACTCTTGTATCAGCTATCTACAATCTTATTCCCTCCATCACCTTTGTCTTGGCCGTATCATTTAG CTTGGAGAAATTAAATTGGAGAGCACCAAGCGGAATAGCAAAGGTAACAGGAACTATACTTGGACTTGCAGGGGCTCTACTTCTCACATTTTACAAAGgagttgaatttgaaatttggCCTTTTCAAATCAACCTTTTGGATCCAACAAATAACGAATTAGGACCTATCACCGAAGCTACCTCTgaattgttaggtgttttatgtgttgtaataagttgtttttgtttttcaatcTGGCTCATAATTCAG GCTAAGATCAGTGAAATATATCCATGTCCTCAATCAAGCATAGCTTTGATGTCAGTAATAGGAACAATACAATGTTTTATTTTAGGTTTCATTGTTGAGAGGGATTTAAATCAATGGAAATTTGGCTGGGATATCAGGCTTCTAACTGTCGCCTTTTCG GGAATTCTTGGGTCAGGAATAATGTATCTTGTCATGGCATGGGTCATACAGGCAAAGGGCCCTTTATATACGGCTGCTTTCAACCCTCTAATGCTTTTGTTTGTGACTGTTGTAGCATCTATGATTTTGGATGAGAAGTTAAACTTAGGAAG TATACTTGGAGGAGTCTTGATTGTGTGTGGCTTATACACGGTGCTATGGGGTAAAGGTAAAGAAACACAAAAGAAGATTATTCATGAGACATTTGAAACCGCTGGTGATACTGAAGCAACGACGCCATTGTTGAGTCCATGA
- the LOC131605712 gene encoding WAT1-related protein At1g68170-like, with product MGSMWDMVKPALLMVSVQIVFSACNVLYKLAIFDGMSTIVITAYRLAFAAITTIPFALIFDSGTLFQNLFYGALVLASATLVSAIFNLIPAITFVLAVCFGLEKLNWGAPTGKAKVIGTIVGLAGALLLTFYKGVEFDIWPFHINLLEPKDNQIERATDTTSELLGVLCAVVSCFCFSIWLIIQAKISELYPYPQSSIALMCVIATIQSFILGFIVESDLNQWKLGWDIRLLTVAFSGIGASGIMYLAMAWVVQTKGPLYTSAFNPIMLLIVAIVVSMILDEKLNLGSILGGMLIVCGLYAVLWGKGREIQKKNILETFKSVGDPEATKPLLSP from the exons ATGGGAAGCATGTGGGATATGGTGAAGCCAGCTTTGTTAATGGTTTCAGTGCAAATAGTATTTTCAGCTTGCAATGTTCTTTACAAACTTGCCATTTTTGATGGTATGAGTACCATTGTCATTACAGCTTATCGCCTTGCCTTTGCTGCGATTACCACTATTCCTTTTGCTCTTATTTTTGACag TGGAACATTATTTCAAAATCTATTCTATGGAGCACTCGTTTTGGCATCAGCAACTCTTGTATCAGCAATTTTCAACCTTATTCCCGCCATCACCTTTGTCTTGGCTGTATGCTTCGG TTTGGAGAAATTAAATTGGGGAGCACCAACAGGAAAGGCAAAGGTTATAGGAACTATAGTTGGGCTTGCTGGGGCTTTACTTCTTACATTTTATAAAGGAGTTGAATTTGATATTTGGCCTTTTCATATCAATCTTTTGGAGCCAAAAGACAACCAAATAGAACGTGCCACTGATACTACCTCTgaattgttaggtgttttatgtGCTGTAgttagttgtttttgtttctcTATCTGGCTCATCATCCAG GCTAAGATCAGTGAACTATATCCATACCCTCAATCAAGCATAGCTTTGATGTGTGTAATAGCAACAATACAAAGTTTTATTTTAGGTTTCATAGTTGAGAGTGATTTGAATCAATGGAAGCTTGGTTGGGATATCAGGCTTCTCACCGTAGCCTTTTCG GGAATTGGAGCTTCTGGAATAATGTATCTTGCCATGGCATGGGTTGTACAGACGAAAGGCCCTCTATATACGTCTGCTTTCAACCCTATAATGCTTTTGATTGTGGCTATCGTTGTATCTATGATTTTGGATGAGAAGTTAAACTTAGGAAG TATACTTGGAGGAATGTTGATTGTGTGTGGCTTATACGCGGTGTTATGGGGAAAAGGTAGAGAAATACAAAAGAAGAATATACTAGAGACCTTCAAAAGCGTTGGCGATCCGGAAGCAACAAAACCATTGTTGAGTCCATGA
- the LOC131605711 gene encoding uncharacterized protein LOC131605711 → MMRTVNTFSASTGLMINPNKCRVYCGGMDRDAKETMSQASGFEEGKLPMKYLGVPITCKRLTINQYMPLIEKIVHRLKHWIVNLLSYSGRIMLVKSVILAIAQYWMKCIPLPQTVIDKIDRLCRTFIWTDIWKKVLTWLNYDHQPLKWQEELKWVLKATSKKGTRAKLLKMAFTESVYGIWTRRNDIVFNHTSHTDFVPNIIDCIVYRSWNYMKLRNYIGQLMF, encoded by the exons atgATGAGAACTGTGAATACTTTCTCTGCTTCAACAGGATTAATGataaatcctaacaaatgtagAGTTTACTGTGGAGGGATGGACAGAGATGCAAAGGAAACCATGTCTCAAGCTTCTGGCTTTGAAGAGGGTAAGCTCCCTATGAAATACCTAGGAGTGCCAATAACTTGTAAGAGACTGACAATTAACCAGTATATGCCACTGATAGAGAAAATTGTTCATAGGCTGAAGCATTGGATTGTGAATCTGCTAAGCTACTCTGGTAGAATTATGTTGGTTAAAAGTGTGATCCTAGCCATTGCCCAATACTGGATGAAATGTATTCCCCTTCCCCAAACTGTTATTGACAAAATTGACAGGCTTTGTAGAACTTTCATATGGACTG ATATTTGGAAGAAGGTATTGACCTGGCTGAATTATGATCATCAGCCTCTGAAGTGGCAAGAGGAATTAAAATGGGTACTCAAAGCTACATCCAAGAAAGGGACTAGGGCTAAATTGTTGAAAATGGCTTTCACTGAATCTGTCTATGGTATTTGGACAAGAAGGAATGATATAGTTTTTAATCATACTAGTCACACTGATTTTGTACCGAATATTATTGATTGTATAGTTTATAGAAGTTGGAATTATATGAAACTTAGGAATTATATAGGCCAATTGATGTTCTAG